In Plasmodium sp. gorilla clade G2 genome assembly, contig: PADLG01_00_1, whole genome shotgun sequence, the DNA window atacattatatgtatatataatatacatacactAAATATTAAATCCTACAGAAAGAATATAGAGAGATATTTTAGTATTCCTTTATTTtagaaattaatattatttatattttacatatgaattttatactataatcatatatatatatatatatatataagaaaaaaaagaagtttaaataaatgtttatataaattatttaaaaacacATGAAATTTGTCCACatgtaaaatttttatttattttttctatatattatataattttaaaaatatataaattaaaatgttttGATGAATgtcatatgaataataataataaaataaaaaattaaaaaaaaaatatatataattcattgacaataataaaatatactatttaaaaaatatatattaattacaaaacaaaaacaaaacaaaacgaaaaaataatataaataagtagGAAATGCtttgacaaaaaaaaaaaaataataaaataacacttttaattaaaaattattctatttataataaaaaaaaaaaaaaattcttaccATATAAAAGGACataaattatttctatatatgtgtgttcttcctttttaaggtcgaaacatatatatattattatttctatgtAGTCctaaacaataaaatattcctttttaattctttttttatttttttttgatattgtATGTGTCAATCCtcattcttttatataaagtctcttaataataaaagatcaAATAATacttgaaaaataaaatttaatctTCACTAAACCACCAAGGATGTTCAGttaattcatttaaatcTGTCTTCATTCTGCTTtctagtaataataatttctataaagggaaaatatatatataaacatatatatatatatatatatatatatatatatatgtatacacacatatatacatataaataatttcatgTAAAATAAAACCAAACAAACCACccattatgtatatataatataaaacatttttattatttttatatatatattacgtTAATTATATCTTTGAGGCCTTTTGGCCATTGTTGGGCTAACtgaaatacatttatattcaaatcgtattttaagaaattattaaatgtttTATCATTTGGTGGGTCAGCTCGTTTCCATATATAACTTAAATTCCACatccatatataaaatataccaagcatatatttatctacACAGTGtacatcaaaataatatttttttctttcttcttgATCAGTAATAGATGATAAATATTCAAAAGGATGATCaacttttaaatttatatgttctcTTATAATATCCCAACACTCTTTTGGAATACAAGGGATTTTTCCAACACACGGTTGATAAGAttggaataaatataaatcatcTCCACTACCTTTAATATGTCTTAAATTACATGTATACAATGGAGCACATTTAGCTAGATCACATAAACGTAAATCACcattattttctattaaaatattttcaggTGATATATCAAGATGTGCCAATCCTGCATTATggaattttattaataactttaaaaattcaaacataattatttttttatcttcatttcTTACACGCgtatcttcattttcattccttttattaatatattgaaaaagatCTTCACCAAATAATTCACAAACAAAAACAACATAAccattcttatttttatttaattgttCTTTTAACATCTCATTAAATTTATTCAAATCACTATAAGCCTCAATATCTTCATCAACAACATCGTTtgcattattatcatcattatggttatttttgttatggctattattatcacatttGTTGTTACTATCACATTTGTTGTTACTATCACATTTGTGATTATTATCACTCTTGTCATTACTATCACGttgatcatttttatcatcttgGTCATTACTATCACGTTTGTCATTACTATCACTTTTACGTTTACCATTACTCTTATGTTTACCATTACTCTTATGTTTACCATTACTCTTATATTTACTATTACTCTTATGCTTATTATCACTCTTATGATTATCTACATTTGTATTGTTATTGTCTACATTACATTTATGACATTCAGGCTCATATAATACCTTGTACAATTTTGGTATGAGTCCAGGATAATACTCGCTTAAATAAGCTGAGGTTACTCCTtccataataaaattttctcCATCTAATAAATATTCTCCTTCATGAGAATTCATCAGATTGTACTGTCTTACCCACACCTCTATAGGtatctttttaataaataaatatacttcTCCTTCTCCTTCACCTTTCtcattatatgaaaaaacaGAAGCTTTAAACATTTCTTGAAGTCTATCTCCATCTTTTGAAAAACCTACAGTTGGAATAGATTCGAATTTCCAATCAGTATATTTCACATTATTTACACTTAATCTATTAGAACATCCTAATAATTTCGTCAAAGATTCTTTTCCTAATTTCCAGTTATAAAAAAGTTTATAATGCATATTTTCTACATCTTCTACCTTACAgtcattatttacatttttataagatTTTTCAttgtcttttattttatatttgtttttttcttcactAGGAAAATCTTCTTGTGCATCATAATAtgtttcttcttcttttactACGCAGGGTTCAATTAATTCTTCAGTATAATAACAATCGTAAAATAGACTTCCATAGTCATACTCCACATCACTATCACTATATAAATCAGTATTTTCATGTGAACTACTTCCTCTACGACCAAAAATACTTTTTACACTTTTTTCTTTAGAACTCTTTGTCTTAGATTTATATTGagactttcttttttttgttttaccactagaataattttttatttcttccgAATTTTTTACGCTTTTggttttttctttaaacaAATTACTTGATCTACAACTTTCCGAATCATCGTTCAATTCATTTTTACCCCTTAAACTCTCTGATAAGTTTCTAATACAATAGTGTTGAATGTGTTTACTAGAACAatcatattcattatatattacttcattctaaaaaaataaaaaaggaaaaaataagtaaatataaacacacactcacatataaataaatatacatatatatatatatatatatatatataattataaattttttttttaattttattttcatctataATTAAGTACTCACCAATGGAATtacaaacaaatataaaatgataaaaagaataatacaTCTTGGAAATaacaattttataatattataactatcatctttatttttaacttgtttctttttttttatatttataaaagaattatcatatttttcattttttgtataaaacAACCCATTAGATTCAATAACCttatatttagaaaaataattcataattatgatacttaaaaaattatatgcaacaagtaattattatatatatatatatatatatttttgttcctACAAATaagttttataaaaaaacctattctataaaattttaattattatttataatatattacttttaatttttttttttttttattgtttctACAAATaagttttataaaaaagcttgttctataatattttatttattatttattatttattatttttaaattgtttatttttttttatcttcatatactacttttatattatatacaattcATGAAAATGTCcatatatatcaatttttGAATacattcaaaataaaaaagatatatattaataatatataaatatataataaa includes these proteins:
- a CDS encoding serine/threonine protein kinase, FIKK family; its protein translation is MNYFSKYKVIESNGLFYTKNEKYDNSFINIKKKKQVKNKDDSYNIIKLLFPRCIILFIILYLFVIPLNEVIYNEYDCSSKHIQHYCIRNLSESLRGKNELNDDSESCRSSNLFKEKTKSVKNSEEIKNYSSGKTKKRKSQYKSKTKSSKEKSVKSIFGRRGSSSHENTDLYSDSDVEYDYGSLFYDCYYTEELIEPCVVKEEETYYDAQEDFPSEEKNKYKIKDNEKSYKNVNNDCKVEDVENMHYKLFYNWKLGKESLTKLLGCSNRLSVNNVKYTDWKFESIPTVGFSKDGDRLQEMFKASVFSYNEKGEGEGEVYLFIKKIPIEVWVRQYNLMNSHEGEYLLDGENFIMEGVTSAYLSEYYPGLIPKLYKVLYEPECHKCNVDNNNTNVDNHKSDNKHKSNSKYKSNGKHKSNGKHKSNGKRKSDSNDKRDSNDQDDKNDQRDSNDKSDNNHKCDSNNKCDSNNKCDNNSHNKNNHNDDNNANDVVDEDIEAYSDLNKFNEMLKEQLNKNKNGYVVFVCELFGEDLFQYINKRNENEDTRVRNEDKKIIMFEFLKLLIKFHNAGLAHLDISPENILIENNGDLRLCDLAKCAPLYTCNLRHIKGSGDDLYLFQSYQPCVGKIPCIPKECWDIIREHINLKVDHPFEYLSSITDQEERKKYYFDVHCVDKYMLGIFYIWMWNLSYIWKRADPPNDKTFNNFLKYDLNINVFQLAQQWPKGLKDIINKLLLLESRMKTDLNELTEHPWWFSED